Proteins from one Cryptosporangium minutisporangium genomic window:
- the rpsA gene encoding 30S ribosomal protein S1: MTSSTEAQPTTPQVAVNDIGSEEAFLAAIDETIKYFNDGDIVEGTIVKVDRDEVLLDIGYKTEGVIPSRELSIKHDVDPAEVVSVGDHVEALVLQKEDKEGRLILSKKRAQYERAWGTIEKIKDEDGVVTGTVIEVVKGGLILDIGLRGFLPASLVEMRRVRDLQPYVGRELEAKIIELDKNRNNVVLSRRQWLEQTQSEVRSEFLNKLQKGQVRKGVVSSIVNFGAFVDLGGVDGLVHVSELSWKHIDHPSEVVEVGQEVEVEVLDVDLDRERVSLSLKATQEDPWRQFARTHQIGQVVPGRVTKLVPFGAFVRVDEGIEGLVHISELAERHVEIPEQVVNVGDEIMVKVIDIDLERRRISLSLKQANEGVIDADSFDPTQYGMAATYDEQGNYVYPEGFDPETNDWLPGYEKQREEWERQYQEAQSRFEAHQKQIAEARAAEATAAEETSYSSDSAATGGGATSTGSSSTSTRDDSAATGTLATDEALAALREKLAGGRS; encoded by the coding sequence ATGACGAGCAGCACCGAGGCCCAGCCGACCACCCCGCAGGTAGCGGTCAACGACATCGGTTCGGAAGAGGCCTTCCTCGCCGCGATCGACGAGACCATCAAGTACTTCAACGACGGCGACATCGTCGAGGGCACGATCGTCAAGGTCGACCGTGACGAGGTCCTGCTCGACATCGGCTACAAGACCGAGGGCGTCATTCCCTCGCGCGAGTTGTCGATCAAGCACGATGTCGATCCGGCAGAGGTCGTCTCCGTGGGTGACCACGTCGAGGCCCTCGTCCTCCAGAAGGAGGACAAAGAAGGCCGACTGATCCTCTCCAAGAAGCGCGCTCAGTACGAGCGGGCCTGGGGGACGATCGAGAAGATCAAGGACGAGGACGGCGTCGTCACCGGCACCGTCATCGAGGTCGTCAAGGGTGGTCTCATCCTCGACATCGGCCTCCGTGGCTTCCTCCCCGCCTCGCTGGTGGAGATGCGCCGGGTCCGCGATCTGCAGCCGTACGTCGGCCGCGAGCTCGAAGCGAAGATCATCGAGCTCGACAAGAACCGCAACAACGTCGTCCTCTCCCGCCGTCAGTGGCTGGAGCAGACGCAGTCCGAGGTCCGCAGCGAGTTCCTCAACAAGCTGCAGAAGGGCCAGGTCCGCAAGGGCGTCGTCTCGTCGATCGTCAACTTCGGTGCTTTCGTCGACCTGGGCGGCGTCGACGGTCTGGTGCACGTTTCCGAGCTCTCCTGGAAGCACATCGACCACCCGTCCGAGGTCGTCGAGGTCGGCCAGGAGGTCGAGGTCGAGGTTCTCGACGTCGACCTGGACCGCGAGCGCGTTTCGCTGTCGCTGAAGGCGACCCAGGAAGACCCGTGGCGTCAGTTCGCCCGCACGCACCAGATCGGCCAGGTCGTCCCCGGCCGGGTCACCAAGCTGGTGCCGTTCGGTGCGTTCGTCCGCGTGGACGAGGGCATCGAGGGTCTGGTCCACATCTCCGAGCTGGCCGAGCGCCACGTGGAGATCCCGGAGCAGGTCGTCAACGTCGGCGACGAGATCATGGTCAAGGTCATCGACATCGACCTCGAGCGTCGTCGCATCTCGCTGTCGCTGAAGCAGGCCAACGAGGGTGTCATCGACGCCGACTCGTTCGACCCGACTCAGTACGGCATGGCCGCGACCTACGACGAGCAGGGCAACTACGTCTACCCCGAGGGCTTCGACCCGGAGACGAACGACTGGCTGCCCGGCTACGAGAAGCAGCGTGAGGAGTGGGAGCGCCAGTACCAGGAGGCGCAGTCCCGCTTCGAGGCCCACCAGAAGCAGATCGCGGAGGCCCGTGCGGCCGAGGCGACCGCTGCCGAGGAGACCTCGTACTCGTCCGACTCCGCCGCCACCGGCGGTGGGGCGACGAGCACCGGCAGCAGCAGCACCAGCACCCGCGACGACTCGGCCGCGACCGGCACGCTCGCGACCGACGAGGCGCTGGCCGCACTGCGTGAGAAGCTGGCCGGCGGCCGCAGCTGA
- a CDS encoding ABC transporter permease has product MTAVASPPRPADAPTRSGRGTGGLSGTGTLFRLALRRDRVRASAWTLGIVLFVYSQAAPMKGLYPTQADLDRFAGAYSSDVNPGLVALTGPPRALNTYGGATAWQVLTFAAVLLGLMSYLLVVRHTRAEEEAGRSDLVDAGPVGRYARLTAALLFVGLLNLLILVLSVAALLTVGGIPFAGALALMAGCVSVGLVFATVGALTAQLTEHARTASSIAGAVLGAAFLLRAAGDSAAVSGSSGSWMSWLSPIGWAEAVRPFAGNRWWVLLIPAVTVLLLLTAVVALRMRRDAGAGIFRPGLGPAVAPRSLSGPFGLAWRLQRGSIIGWAVGAAIGGAAFGALAQDMVTAASNDPETAELLREYTGAGGSLADVYLSMIYLIMGMIVAGYAVGAVLRTRTEEESLRAEPVLAGAVSRVAWAGAHVLWVTVGSAVVLVSAGLATGVAHGIRTDAVGSEAVRQIGAALGQLPAVLVLAAVAVALFGLLPRLAAVSWAVLLVAIVIGQFGEFLQLPGWLMNLSPFTHVPTLPGALPDGASAFAPYAWLLALAAVLAGVGLAGFRRRDIG; this is encoded by the coding sequence ATGACCGCCGTCGCCAGCCCACCACGCCCGGCCGACGCCCCCACCCGCTCCGGCCGCGGCACCGGCGGGCTCAGCGGTACCGGCACGCTGTTCCGCCTGGCCCTGCGCCGCGACCGGGTCCGCGCCTCGGCGTGGACGCTCGGCATCGTGCTGTTCGTTTACAGCCAGGCCGCGCCGATGAAAGGGCTGTACCCGACCCAAGCCGATCTCGACCGCTTCGCCGGCGCGTACAGCAGCGACGTGAACCCCGGCCTGGTCGCGCTGACCGGCCCGCCGCGTGCGCTGAACACCTACGGCGGCGCCACGGCCTGGCAGGTCCTGACGTTCGCCGCGGTACTCCTCGGCCTGATGAGCTACCTCCTGGTCGTCCGGCACACCCGGGCCGAGGAGGAGGCAGGCCGATCCGACCTGGTCGACGCCGGACCGGTCGGCCGGTACGCCCGGCTCACCGCCGCGCTCCTCTTCGTCGGTCTGCTCAACCTCCTGATCCTGGTCCTCAGCGTCGCCGCGCTGCTCACGGTCGGCGGCATTCCGTTCGCCGGAGCACTGGCGCTGATGGCCGGCTGTGTGTCGGTGGGACTGGTCTTCGCCACGGTCGGCGCTCTCACCGCTCAGCTGACCGAGCACGCCCGTACGGCGAGCAGCATCGCCGGAGCCGTGCTCGGCGCCGCGTTCCTGCTGCGTGCCGCCGGCGACTCCGCCGCGGTCAGCGGCTCCTCCGGCAGCTGGATGTCCTGGCTCTCCCCGATCGGCTGGGCCGAGGCGGTCCGTCCGTTCGCCGGGAACCGCTGGTGGGTGCTGCTGATCCCGGCCGTGACGGTCCTGCTTCTGCTCACGGCCGTCGTCGCGCTGCGGATGCGTCGCGACGCCGGCGCCGGGATCTTCCGCCCCGGTCTGGGGCCGGCGGTGGCGCCCCGCTCGCTGAGTGGGCCGTTCGGCCTAGCCTGGCGTCTCCAGCGGGGCAGCATCATCGGCTGGGCGGTCGGCGCCGCGATCGGCGGTGCGGCGTTCGGAGCCCTCGCCCAGGACATGGTGACCGCCGCGTCCAACGACCCGGAGACCGCCGAACTGCTGCGGGAGTACACCGGTGCCGGTGGCAGCCTCGCCGACGTCTACCTGTCGATGATCTACCTGATCATGGGCATGATCGTGGCCGGTTACGCGGTCGGTGCGGTGCTCCGGACCCGCACCGAGGAGGAGTCCCTCCGCGCCGAGCCGGTCCTGGCGGGCGCGGTGAGCCGGGTCGCGTGGGCCGGCGCGCACGTACTCTGGGTCACCGTCGGATCGGCGGTCGTACTGGTCTCCGCCGGTCTCGCGACCGGCGTTGCGCACGGGATCCGCACCGACGCAGTCGGGTCGGAGGCCGTCCGGCAGATCGGTGCGGCGCTCGGCCAGTTGCCCGCCGTCCTGGTGCTGGCCGCGGTCGCGGTCGCGCTGTTCGGGCTGCTCCCCCGGCTGGCCGCGGTCAGCTGGGCCGTGCTGCTGGTCGCCATCGTGATCGGCCAGTTCGGCGAGTTCCTCCAGCTCCCCGGCTGGCTGATGAACCTCTCCCCGTTCACGCACGTGCCGACGCTGCCCGGTGCGCTACCGGACGGGGCTTCCGCGTTCGCCCCCTACGCCTGGCTGCTGGCGCTCGCCGCCGTGCTGGCCGGCGTCGGGTTGGCCGGGTTCCGCCGCCGCGACATCGGCTGA
- a CDS encoding ABC transporter ATP-binding protein, protein MATNDAAPAIELAEVVKSFGPVRALDGLDLTVRSGEVHGFLGPNGAGKTTTIRVLLGLLHADSGQARLLGGDPWRDAVALHRRLAYVPGDVNLWPNLSGGEVIDLLGRVRGGLDPRRRADLLERFELDPRKKAKTYSKGNRQKVALVAALASDVELLILDEPTSGLDPLMEAVFQQCIREERTHGRTVLLSSHILAEAEKLCDRVSIIRGGRVVETGTLTDLRHLTRTSIEAELGRAPDGLTDLPGLHDVTVTGTRFTCQVDAEALGTLLGRLEQFGIRSLVSQPPTLEELFLRHYSDEPALNGARS, encoded by the coding sequence ATGGCAACCAACGACGCTGCTCCGGCGATCGAACTCGCCGAGGTCGTGAAGAGCTTCGGGCCGGTCCGCGCGCTGGACGGGCTCGATCTCACGGTCCGCTCCGGCGAGGTCCACGGCTTCCTCGGTCCCAACGGGGCGGGTAAGACCACCACCATCCGAGTTCTCCTCGGGCTGCTCCACGCCGACAGCGGGCAGGCCCGGCTGCTCGGCGGCGACCCGTGGCGGGACGCGGTCGCTCTGCACCGGCGTCTGGCCTACGTGCCGGGGGACGTCAACCTCTGGCCGAACCTGTCCGGCGGCGAGGTGATCGACCTGCTCGGCCGGGTCCGTGGTGGCTTGGACCCACGGCGCAGGGCCGACCTGCTGGAGCGGTTCGAACTCGATCCCCGGAAGAAGGCCAAGACCTACTCCAAGGGCAACCGGCAGAAAGTCGCCCTGGTCGCAGCCCTGGCGTCCGACGTCGAGCTACTGATCCTCGACGAGCCGACGTCCGGCCTCGATCCGCTCATGGAGGCCGTTTTCCAGCAGTGCATCCGGGAGGAGCGGACGCACGGACGAACCGTGCTGCTCTCCAGCCACATCCTGGCCGAGGCCGAGAAGCTCTGCGATCGGGTGAGCATCATCCGCGGCGGCCGGGTCGTCGAGACCGGCACTCTCACGGACCTGCGCCACCTGACCAGGACCTCGATCGAGGCGGAACTCGGCCGCGCTCCGGACGGCCTCACCGACCTGCCCGGCCTGCACGACGTGACGGTGACCGGCACGCGCTTCACGTGTCAGGTGGACGCCGAGGCGCTGGGCACGCTGCTCGGCCGGCTCGAACAGTTCGGCATCCGCAGCCTGGTCAGCCAGCCGCCCACGTTGGAGGAGCTGTTCCTGCGGCACTACAGCGACGAGCCCGCGCTGAACGGCGCGCGGTCATGA
- a CDS encoding cellulase family glycosylhydrolase, whose protein sequence is MDRRKLLGAAAIAVPAIAGAALLSDLDLGSDARPAAEGLASPVEGVSGDAAVAQNAAPPVIGVQFHGTWDMYWNSLTPNAMFHKHLDTLAAQGVQVIRLDVGWSSGQPTNVAPSASQWYHQRVGMVIDAVRARGMQIFVTVHQSPA, encoded by the coding sequence ATGGACCGTCGTAAGTTGCTCGGCGCCGCTGCGATCGCCGTCCCCGCCATCGCCGGCGCCGCCCTGCTCAGCGACCTCGACCTGGGCAGCGACGCCCGGCCGGCCGCGGAGGGCCTCGCCTCTCCGGTCGAGGGGGTCTCCGGCGACGCCGCCGTCGCCCAGAACGCCGCGCCGCCGGTGATCGGCGTCCAGTTCCACGGCACCTGGGACATGTACTGGAACAGCCTGACCCCGAACGCGATGTTCCACAAGCACCTCGACACGCTCGCCGCCCAGGGCGTCCAGGTGATCCGCCTCGACGTCGGCTGGTCCTCCGGGCAGCCCACGAACGTCGCTCCGAGCGCGAGCCAGTGGTACCACCAGCGCGTCGGCATGGTGATCGACGCCGTCCGAGCGCGGGGCATGCAGATCTTCGTCACCGTGCACCAGTCGCCGGCG
- the uvrB gene encoding excinuclease ABC subunit UvrB: MSPSARPAAGPNAPEGLRDDDIAHGETSAIVRRPGRFQVVSDYEPAGDQPAAIDELERRIRAGENDVVLLGATGTGKSATTAWLIERVQRPTLVIAPNKTLAAQLANEFRELLPNNAVEYFVSYYDYYQPEAYVPQTDTYIEKDSSVNEEVERLRHSATMSLLTRRDVIVVATVSCIYGLGTPQEYIDRSIPLTVGQEIEREKLLRWLVDVQYTRNDLNFTRGTFRVRGDTVEVIPAYDELAVRIEMFGDEIERLYHLNPLTGEVVNEETELHVFPATHYVAGAERMERAIRGIEAELESRLAELERQGKLLEAQRLRMRTSYDIEMMRQVGFCSGIENYSRHMDGREPGSPGFCLIDYFPDDFLLVIDESHGTVPQIGGMYEGDMSRKRTLVEFGFRLPSAMDNRPLKWEEFQDRVGQTVYLSATPGKYELERAKGEFVEQIIRPTGLIDPEVLVKPTKGQIDDLVHEIRVRAERDERVLVTTLTKKMAEDLTDYLLELGIRVRYLHSEVDTLRRVELLRELRKGDYDVLVGINLLREGLDLPEVSLVSILDADKEGFLRSETSLVQTIGRAARNVSGEVHMYADQITPSMRRAIDETNRRREKQIAYNTERGVDPQPLRKKIVDILDDIYREAAENESGELIGGSGRQQSRGKSPVPGLKSKATVGVGAHREGMARAELADLIQQLNDQMLAAARELQFELAARLRDEIGELKKELRGMDAAGVK, from the coding sequence ATGAGTCCGTCAGCCCGTCCCGCCGCCGGTCCGAACGCGCCCGAAGGCCTGCGTGACGACGACATCGCCCACGGCGAGACCTCGGCGATCGTGCGGCGCCCCGGCCGGTTCCAGGTGGTCAGCGACTACGAGCCCGCCGGTGACCAGCCGGCCGCGATCGACGAACTCGAACGGCGCATCCGCGCGGGCGAGAACGACGTCGTGCTGCTCGGGGCCACCGGTACCGGCAAGTCGGCGACGACGGCCTGGCTGATCGAGCGCGTCCAGCGCCCCACCCTCGTCATCGCACCGAACAAGACGCTCGCCGCCCAGCTGGCGAACGAGTTCCGCGAGCTGCTGCCGAACAACGCGGTCGAGTACTTCGTCTCGTACTACGACTACTACCAGCCCGAGGCGTACGTCCCGCAGACCGATACGTACATCGAGAAGGACTCCTCGGTCAACGAGGAGGTGGAGCGGCTCCGGCACTCGGCGACGATGTCGCTGCTCACCCGGCGGGACGTCATCGTGGTCGCCACCGTCTCGTGTATCTACGGCCTCGGTACGCCGCAGGAGTACATCGACCGGTCGATCCCGCTGACGGTCGGCCAGGAGATCGAGCGTGAGAAGCTGCTCCGTTGGCTCGTCGACGTGCAGTACACGCGTAACGACCTGAACTTCACCCGAGGCACGTTCCGGGTCCGCGGCGACACGGTCGAGGTCATCCCGGCCTACGACGAGCTCGCCGTCCGCATCGAGATGTTCGGCGACGAGATCGAGCGGCTGTACCACCTCAACCCGCTCACCGGCGAGGTCGTCAACGAGGAGACCGAGCTACACGTCTTCCCTGCGACCCACTACGTGGCCGGTGCGGAGCGAATGGAGCGGGCGATCCGCGGCATCGAGGCCGAGTTGGAGTCCCGCCTGGCCGAGCTGGAGCGGCAGGGCAAGCTGCTGGAAGCGCAGCGGCTGCGGATGCGCACCAGCTACGACATCGAGATGATGCGCCAGGTCGGGTTCTGCTCCGGCATCGAGAACTACTCCCGGCACATGGACGGCCGCGAGCCCGGCTCGCCCGGCTTCTGCCTGATCGACTACTTCCCGGACGACTTCCTGCTGGTCATCGACGAGTCGCACGGCACCGTCCCGCAGATCGGCGGCATGTACGAGGGCGACATGTCGCGGAAGCGGACGCTCGTCGAGTTCGGCTTCCGGCTGCCGAGTGCGATGGACAACCGCCCGCTGAAGTGGGAGGAGTTCCAGGACCGGGTCGGCCAGACCGTCTACCTCTCCGCGACGCCGGGCAAGTACGAGCTCGAGCGCGCCAAGGGCGAGTTCGTCGAGCAGATCATTCGGCCGACCGGTCTGATCGACCCGGAGGTGCTGGTCAAGCCCACCAAGGGCCAGATCGACGACCTGGTGCACGAGATCCGGGTCCGGGCCGAGCGCGACGAGCGCGTCCTGGTCACCACGCTGACCAAGAAGATGGCCGAGGACCTCACCGACTACCTGCTGGAACTCGGGATCCGGGTGCGGTACTTGCACTCCGAGGTCGACACGCTGCGCCGGGTCGAACTGCTGCGCGAGCTGCGCAAGGGTGACTACGACGTGCTGGTCGGCATCAACCTGCTCCGGGAAGGGCTTGACCTGCCCGAGGTCAGCCTGGTGTCCATTCTCGATGCGGACAAGGAAGGCTTCCTGCGCAGCGAGACCTCGCTGGTGCAGACGATCGGCCGGGCGGCTCGGAACGTCTCCGGTGAGGTCCACATGTACGCGGACCAGATCACGCCCTCGATGCGGCGCGCGATCGACGAGACCAACCGGCGCCGCGAGAAGCAGATCGCCTACAACACCGAGCGGGGCGTCGACCCCCAGCCGCTGCGGAAGAAGATCGTCGACATCCTCGACGACATCTACCGCGAGGCCGCCGAGAACGAGAGCGGCGAGCTGATCGGTGGGTCGGGGCGGCAGCAGTCCCGCGGCAAGTCGCCGGTTCCCGGGCTGAAGTCGAAGGCCACCGTCGGGGTCGGCGCGCACCGCGAGGGCATGGCCCGCGCCGAGCTCGCCGATCTGATCCAGCAGCTCAACGATCAGATGCTGGCTGCCGCCCGAGAGCTCCAGTTCGAACTCGCGGCCCGGCTGCGGGACGAGATCGGCGAGCTGAAGAAGGAGCTCCGCGGCATGGACGCCGCAGGCGTGAAGTAG
- a CDS encoding class I SAM-dependent methyltransferase: MQNTTDTDDGTTGFSEHVSAVEALGTTGITHRPVGPAESRSASRLWWDADADDYQAAHGDFLGDVQFRWCPEGLTEEGAELLGPVAGRNVLEVGCGAASCSRWLAVQGARPIALDLSAGMLRHAREANDRSGVDVPLVLADAGALPFPDESFDLACSAFGAVPFVADSAAVMREVHRVLRPGARWVFATTHPLRWAFPDDPGPEGLTVYHSYFDRTPYAEFDDDGRATYVEHHRTLGDRVRELVAAGFTLVDLVEPEWPEGHQEVWGQWSPLRGALVPGTAIYVCRRD; encoded by the coding sequence GTGCAAAACACTACGGACACGGACGACGGCACCACCGGGTTCAGCGAGCACGTCAGCGCCGTCGAGGCACTCGGTACGACCGGCATCACGCACCGCCCCGTCGGCCCGGCGGAGAGCCGGTCGGCGAGCCGGCTCTGGTGGGACGCCGACGCCGACGACTACCAGGCCGCCCACGGCGATTTCCTCGGCGACGTGCAATTCCGGTGGTGCCCGGAAGGGCTGACCGAGGAGGGCGCGGAACTGCTCGGGCCGGTCGCCGGCCGGAACGTGCTCGAGGTCGGCTGCGGCGCGGCGTCCTGCTCGCGCTGGCTGGCCGTCCAGGGCGCGCGGCCGATCGCGCTGGACCTCTCCGCCGGAATGCTGCGGCACGCCCGGGAGGCGAACGACCGGTCCGGGGTCGACGTTCCCCTGGTACTCGCGGACGCGGGAGCGCTGCCGTTCCCGGACGAGAGCTTCGACCTCGCCTGCTCCGCGTTCGGCGCGGTGCCGTTCGTGGCCGACTCGGCGGCCGTGATGCGTGAGGTCCACCGGGTGTTGCGGCCCGGCGCCCGCTGGGTGTTCGCCACTACCCACCCGCTCCGCTGGGCCTTCCCCGACGATCCGGGCCCGGAGGGTCTGACCGTCTACCACTCGTACTTCGACCGCACGCCGTACGCCGAGTTCGACGACGACGGCCGGGCGACCTACGTCGAGCACCACCGGACGCTCGGCGACCGGGTGCGTGAGCTCGTCGCCGCCGGGTTCACGCTCGTCGACCTGGTGGAGCCGGAATGGCCGGAGGGGCACCAGGAGGTGTGGGGCCAGTGGAGTCCGCTGCGCGGAGCGTTGGTGCCCGGCACCGCGATCTACGTCTGCCGCCGGGATTGA
- the coaE gene encoding dephospho-CoA kinase gives MLRIGLTGGIGAGKSAAAAAFAEHGAVVIDADRLAREVVEPGKPGLAAVVEAFGADVLAPDGSLDRPKLGRVVFGDDAARARLNAIVHPLIGALTAERLASAPEDGVVLHDIPLIVEGNSGAGFHLVVVVTAPLETRLARLTGIRGMSEEDARARIAVQATDEQRIAAADVLLDNAGPLDRLQTAIAELWEHRLVPYAAGLAKGIPAPLPTRPVLPDPTWPVQHARSAARLRSWLHRPDLPVDHVGPTAAPAPGVAVPDVLDLRATLPDADAVRSAAAALTGSGWIVGAEPYSDGAVAHSADPGRPARLFLTADA, from the coding sequence GTGCTGAGGATTGGGTTGACGGGTGGCATCGGGGCGGGGAAGAGCGCAGCGGCGGCGGCCTTCGCCGAACACGGCGCGGTGGTGATCGACGCCGATCGACTCGCCCGTGAGGTCGTCGAGCCGGGGAAGCCGGGCCTGGCGGCCGTCGTCGAGGCGTTCGGTGCCGACGTGCTCGCCCCGGACGGCTCGCTGGATCGGCCGAAGCTGGGCCGGGTCGTGTTCGGCGACGACGCCGCCCGCGCCCGCCTCAACGCGATCGTGCACCCGCTCATCGGGGCGTTGACCGCCGAACGGCTCGCGTCCGCGCCGGAGGACGGCGTGGTCCTGCACGACATCCCGTTGATCGTCGAGGGCAACTCGGGCGCGGGATTCCACCTGGTCGTCGTCGTGACCGCGCCGCTGGAGACCAGACTGGCCCGGCTCACCGGTATCCGCGGCATGTCCGAAGAGGATGCCCGCGCCCGGATCGCCGTCCAGGCGACCGACGAGCAGCGGATCGCCGCGGCCGACGTCCTGCTCGACAACGCCGGCCCGCTCGACCGGCTGCAGACCGCGATCGCCGAGCTCTGGGAGCACCGGCTGGTGCCCTACGCGGCGGGGCTGGCCAAGGGAATCCCCGCGCCGCTGCCGACCCGGCCGGTCCTGCCGGACCCGACCTGGCCGGTCCAGCACGCCCGCTCCGCGGCCCGGCTGCGGAGCTGGCTGCACCGGCCGGACCTGCCGGTCGACCACGTCGGCCCGACCGCGGCACCGGCTCCCGGCGTCGCGGTACCCGACGTGCTGGACCTGCGGGCCACCCTCCCGGACGCCGACGCGGTGCGATCCGCTGCCGCGGCGCTGACCGGATCCGGCTGGATCGTCGGCGCCGAGCCGTACTCGGACGGCGCGGTCGCGCACTCCGCCGACCCGGGCCGCCCGGCGCGGCTCTTCCTGACCGCCGACGCCTGA
- a CDS encoding GbsR/MarR family transcriptional regulator, giving the protein MTNWGLQRMVARVWAALIVTDSPTMTMPELGETLQASAGAISGAVKTLTSIGLVERVPAPGSRRDHYRIADNGWYTAMLEKNQQLIQGMIDLSGDGVEKVGRDSVAGHRLAEMHDFYSFISAEVPTLLSHWEKARDARRAAREETA; this is encoded by the coding sequence ATGACGAACTGGGGCCTTCAACGGATGGTCGCCAGGGTCTGGGCTGCGCTGATCGTGACCGATTCGCCGACGATGACGATGCCGGAGTTGGGCGAGACCCTCCAGGCCAGCGCGGGAGCGATCTCCGGGGCGGTCAAGACGTTGACCTCGATCGGCCTGGTCGAGCGGGTTCCCGCCCCAGGCAGTCGCCGCGACCACTACCGGATCGCCGACAACGGCTGGTACACGGCGATGCTGGAGAAGAATCAGCAGCTCATCCAGGGCATGATCGATCTGTCCGGAGACGGCGTCGAGAAGGTGGGAAGGGACTCGGTGGCCGGCCATCGGTTGGCCGAGATGCACGACTTCTACTCGTTCATCAGCGCCGAGGTGCCGACCCTCCTCAGTCATTGGGAGAAGGCCCGGGACGCCCGACGCGCGGCCCGGGAGGAGACCGCGTAG
- a CDS encoding DUF3068 domain-containing protein — MRRVVGAVVLALGTFLVVAAVLLPTYVASNLVKTPLDQYTISVATSDSATVFDVSTLTVQQNVPVEATRTVRANPEESTDDVVVFDAFLVVEDARNDKQITFSSDHVGLDRRSAEAQKGFDATVDDEPTDHEGLIYKWPFGAEKKTYKYFDTTTRKAYDAEYVSTEDINGLEAYKYEMEIPATKIGELAVPGELVGSTEPDVTADRYYTNVRTVWVEPKSGVVLKGQEQQKQTLRDASGADKLTLFEATLTFDEQTINEAVDTAEDAISQITLVRTVAPLVIGVLGVILIVVGLFLALRGGGRNESSYRPAKS, encoded by the coding sequence ATGCGTCGTGTCGTGGGTGCCGTGGTTTTGGCACTCGGAACTTTTTTGGTGGTAGCGGCTGTTTTGCTGCCCACCTACGTGGCATCGAACTTGGTGAAAACACCACTCGATCAGTACACGATCAGTGTCGCCACGTCCGACAGCGCAACCGTATTCGACGTCTCGACGCTGACCGTGCAGCAGAACGTCCCGGTTGAAGCGACCCGCACCGTGCGGGCGAATCCAGAGGAGAGCACCGACGACGTCGTCGTGTTCGACGCGTTCCTCGTTGTCGAGGACGCTCGGAACGACAAGCAGATCACCTTCTCCAGCGACCACGTCGGTCTGGACCGGCGCAGCGCTGAGGCCCAGAAGGGCTTCGACGCCACGGTCGACGACGAGCCGACGGACCACGAGGGCCTGATCTACAAGTGGCCGTTCGGCGCGGAGAAGAAGACGTACAAGTACTTCGACACCACGACCCGCAAGGCCTACGACGCGGAGTACGTGAGCACCGAGGACATCAACGGCCTCGAGGCGTACAAGTACGAGATGGAGATCCCGGCCACCAAGATCGGTGAGCTGGCGGTGCCGGGCGAGCTGGTCGGCAGCACCGAGCCGGACGTGACCGCGGACCGGTACTACACCAACGTCCGCACGGTCTGGGTGGAGCCGAAGAGCGGCGTCGTGCTCAAGGGTCAGGAGCAGCAGAAGCAGACGCTGCGGGACGCCTCGGGCGCCGACAAGCTGACGCTGTTCGAGGCCACGCTCACGTTCGACGAGCAGACGATCAACGAGGCGGTCGACACCGCCGAGGACGCGATCTCGCAGATCACCCTGGTGCGCACCGTGGCGCCGTTGGTGATCGGTGTGCTCGGCGTGATCCTGATCGTCGTCGGTCTGTTCCTCGCGCTCCGTGGCGGCGGTCGGAACGAATCGTCGTACCGCCCGGCGAAGTCGTAA